The genome window GCGCAGGATTCCAGCGTGGATGACATGCAGATCTGGTGGCAGGCGCAGCGCTTTTTGCACTACGAGGCCGATCTGCTGGATCACCGCGAGTTCGATAACTGGCTGGCTTTGCTGGACGAGAACATCACCTACCGCATGCCGTTGACGCGCAATGTGCGCCGCGACGCCTTGGCGCAGGAATACTCGGGCAAGCATGACGCGGCGTGGTTCGATGAGGGCATAGATACGCTGCGCCAGCGGGTTGCCCAGATCAAGACCGGCATTCATTGGGCCGAGGAGCCGGCCTCGCGGGTGTCGCACCTGGTGACGAATATCCGCGTGCTGGATGTGGTGCCCGACGAAGACGGCGGCGAACAAGTACACGTGCGCTCGCGTTTTCTGATTTACCAGAACCGGCTGCAAGCCGAGGTCAATCTGTTCGTAGGCAAGCGCGAAGATGTGCTGCGCCGCCGTGACGGACGCTGGACGATTCTGTCGCGGGAAATACACCTGGATCAGAACGTGCTGCTTTCCAAGGCGCTAACGATCTTCTTCTAGCGCTCATTCGCCGGGCCGGCCCGTCTGCCGGAGTTCGATGGTTTTCTTTCCGATCAGGGCCCGTCCGCTGACAGGGTGAGACACGCCCATACCTGGAGTCGCAGCATGCTTAGACGTACTGTATTGAAAGCCATCGCCGGCAGCGCTGCGTTGGCGGTGTCCGGGGTGTCACGGTCTGCGGACGGGCCGTTTCCGGTCAAGCCGATGCGCCTGATTGTGCCGTATCCGCCGGGCGGCGTGACCGATGTGGCGGGGCGGCTGGCGGGCGAGATCTTGACCCGCAAGTTCGGCCAGCCGGTGGTGGTGGAAAACCGCCCAGGCGCCAATGGCATGATCGGCAGCCAGCATGTGGCATCGGCGCCGCCCGATGGTTATACGCTGCTGCTCAACGGCTTGGGCGGCATGGTGTTGCCGATGGCGACGGTGGCGGGTTTGCCGTTGGATACGTCGCGAGCCTTTACACCGATCGGGCAGATGGCCGAGTTCATCAATGTGCTGATCGTGCGGGCCGATTCACCAATACGCAGTGTGGATGATCTGATCGCCGCTGCCCGCGCCCGCAGCAAGGACGGTTTGAATTACGGGTCCAACGGTATCGGCACGTCGGTACACCTGACCACTGCGTTCTTCGCGCAGCGTACCGACACCAATCTGTTGCACGTGCCGTACAAGGGTAGCGGTGAGATGCTGGTGGACGTGGTCAACGGCAATCTGGATTTCAGCTTCAGCAACCTGCCGCCCGTGATGGGCCTGATCCGCAAGGGATCGATCCGGGCAATCGCCGTCACCAGCAGCTATCGCAGCAAGCAACTGCCCGATGTGCCGACCATGGCGGAACAAGGGGTGAAGGACTTTGATGTGACCAGTTGGCTGGGTTTGTATGGGCCGGCGGGGCTGCCGGCAGAATTGGTGCAGACGTTAAGCGCTGCCTTGCAGGAAGGATTGGCGCGACCGCAAGCCGGCGAAACGCTGGTTGCGGCAGGCTTTGAGCCCAAGCCTTCTGGCGCGGCGGCATTTGCGGAATTGAATCGGGTTGAACTGGTGCGCTGGAAGCAAGTGGCCTCTCGCGCCAACATTTCACTGAAATTTGGAGCATGAGCGTTATGGAATCGTCTTCCCGGTTGCAGCGGGTACATACGGCCATCATCGGTGCAGGACACGCGGGCGTGGAGTGCGCCTGGGCGCTGCGTGCGGCGGGTGTTGAAGGTGAGGTGGCGTTGTTTGGGGCAGAGATCCATGCCCCTTACGAACGGCCTCCGCTGTCCAAGGCGTTGCTGACTGGCGTGACGAGTTCTGAGCGTATCGCGTTGCGGGCCGATAGCGCCTACGAAAAATCGCGTGTGGTGGTGGTGGCAGGGGACCCGGTAGTCAGCATCGACACGGCGGCGCATACCTTGTCCACGCGATCGGGGCGCACTGTCAGCTATGAACACTGCGTCATGGCGACTGGCGCCAGCGCCCGCGGCATTGCAGAAGTCGCAGGCGAACAGGTTTACTCGGTGCGCAGTCTGGATGACGCGCACCGGCTTCGTGACGCACTGCGCCCGGGTGTCCGGCTGTTGGTGATAGGCGCGGGGTATCTGGGCCTGGAGGCGGCTTGCTCGGCGCGCAAGCTGGGCGCAGACGTTCTGGTGCTGGAGCAGGGCGGCTCCGTCATGGCGGGCAAGGTGTCAGACGCCACCGCGATGCGCATCGGCGCCATGCACCACGAGGCTGGAATACAAATCCGCCATGGTGCTGCGGTTGCGCAATGGGAGCGCACCGGCACAGGCTGGCGCGCGCAGCTGTCCGATGGCTCCGCGCTGGATGCAGACCTGGTGCTGGTTTCGATAGGCGCCATCGCTGAGACCGCGCTGGCAGAGGCCGCTGGGTTGACGTGCCGGGATGGCATTGTGGTTGACGAATGCTGCCGGACCTCTGCGCCGGATGTGTATGCCATAGGCGATTGCGCCAGCGCCTTTCGCGGTGAGCTGCAACGCCATGCCCGGATCGAAAGCGTGCAGAACGCGCTGATGCAGGCGCGTACGGCGGCCGCCGCCATCGCCGGAAAAAGTCCGCCTGCGCCGCGTCCGCCCACCTTCTGGTCGGAACAGCATGGCCGGCGTTTGCAAATGGCGGGCTTGGTCGATTCATCCAAGCCGTGCCGCGACGAGTTGCTGCCCACCGCCAAGGGATGGCTGGTGGAGCGATATCAGCAAGGCAGGCTGGCCGCGATTGAAGCCGTGGATAGCCCGGTTGAATTCATCAAGAGCGTGCCGCGTATCGGTTCGCCGGAATCCGTCGCGTGAATTGCGCCCACAACCCATCAGGAAGCCAACATGCCCGTTGCCATATTTGAACTGCCCGACGGCGCCGAACAGGTGCTGGATGTTCCCGACGATTGGTCGCTGATGGAAGCGGCCCGGCGCGACGGCCTGGACGGAATCGTCGCTGAGTGCGGCGGAGGCGCCATCTGCGGCACCTGTCATGTGCAGGTGGACGCGTCCTGGCATGCGCGGCTGGGGCCGCCGGGCATGGCAGAGGAAGCATTGCTTGAGGTGGTGCCAGAGCGTTGCGCCACCAGCCGGCTGTCCTGTCAGGTGATCATGACGCCCGAGCTGGATGGCATCCGGGTGCGCGTGCCGTCGGCACAGCTTGAGATGTAGCCGCGGGCCGCGCGAAGGAGAACAAGACATGGCTGACAACAAATCCATCAACCTCGTCGATCTGCAACCTGGCGTGCGCGTGCGCATGGCGGGCGGAGCAATTGCCGAGATCGTAGAGAACCCGCAGGACGGGTTCTGGCTGATCGTCCAATTTCTGGATCATCCGACGGAACCTGCTTTGGTCGGCGCTGGTGAGCAACAGGTGTTTGCCACTGATGTCGAAGCAATCGAACCCTGACCCTTCTGGAGCCGTAAATGAATCAAAAGCCCAAAGTCATCGTATCCGCGCCGCTTCCGCCAGATTTGCGTGAACGTCTGGCCGCGCAGTGCGAGATTGTCGAGGTGCCAACGGGACAGAATCCGGCCGAAACCGTATCGGCAGAGGCGCGCGCACAGATCACAGGGATGGTCTGCACCATGCGCACCAAGGTCGATCAGAATCTGCTGGATGCCTTGCCGGCGCTAATCGTCAGTTCGAATTTCGCGGTGGGTTTTGACAACGTTGATCTGGCGGCCGCCACCAAGCGCAAGGTGCTGATCTGCAATACGCCGGGCGTGCTGGACGGCGCGGTGGCGGATGTGACGATAGGCCTGATGCTCTGCCTGGCCCGCAATCTGGTGGCGGGAGACGCCTTTGTGCGCAGCGGCGGTTGGGCGAAGGGGGCTTTTCCATTGACGCGCGACATACGCGGCAAGACGTTGGGCCTGCTGGGCATGGGCCGCATCGGCCGCGTGGTGGCGCGCACCGCGCAGGCTTTCGACATGAAAGTGGTCTATCACAACCGCCGGCAAGATCCGCAGGCGGAAGGTCTGGCGTCGTACGTGGAACGCGATGAATTGTTCAAGGTGTCCGACGTGCTGAGTGTTCACATTCCGCTGTCCGCAGAGACGCGGCATTCCGTCGGAAAGCGTGAACTCGGCCTGATGAAACCCACTGCCTATCTGATCAACACTGCTCGCGGGCCGGTGGTTGACGAAGCCGCGTTGATTGACGCGCTGCGCGCCGGCACCATCGCGGGGGCGGGGCTGGACGTCATGGAGCAAGAGCCGTTGCCGCCAACCAGCCCGCTATGCGAGCTGCCCAACGTGGTGTTGCAAGCTCACGTGGGTAGCGCCACGCACGAAACACGGCGCGCCATGATCGATCTGGCCGTAGCCAATTTGATGGATGCGTTGGCCAACAAACAGCCGCAGGCAATGGTAAATCCAGAGGTCTGGCAGGCTCGCGCCTGACCTGCCTTGGCGCCGCAAGCACAGCTGGGGCCGCCTGTTGCAGGCGGCCCCGGCTGTGCTTTGCCTTTTACTTGCCGCCGTAGTCCACAACGATCCCGGCTTGCTTGGCCACGTCGCTCCAACGCTTGAACTCCGCCGCTGAAAACGCCTGGAATTCAGAGGCATTGCGCAGCTTGGGTTCAAACCCTGCGCCGATAATGCGCGCCTGGAACTCGGGCGTGGCCAGGCTGGTGACAATGACGTCGGACAGCTGGGCGATGATGGCGGGATCGACCTTGGCGGGCGCATACATGCCCAGCCAACTCGTCACGTCGAAGTCCGCCATGCCCTGTTCCTGCATCGTCGGCACTTGGGGCAATTGCCGTGCCCGATAGGCGCTGGTTACCGCCAGCGCCTTCAGGCGTTTACCTTCCACCATGGGCAACGTGGGCGGAAGGTTCATGAAACAGATGTCCAGATCGCCGTTGGCGGTGCCTACCAGCGCTTCGGATGCGCCCTTGTACGGTACATGGTCGAATTGCAGGCCGGTGCGCATGGCGAAGAGTTCGGCCGTCATCTGCGACGAGCTGCCGATGCCGTTGCTGCCATACAGCGGCTTGCGCTTGCTGGTTTTCAGGTACTGGATCAGCTCGGATACG of Achromobacter seleniivolatilans contains these proteins:
- a CDS encoding 3-phenylpropionate/cinnamic acid dioxygenase subunit beta, with product MNATIDSAPIAQDSSVDDMQIWWQAQRFLHYEADLLDHREFDNWLALLDENITYRMPLTRNVRRDALAQEYSGKHDAAWFDEGIDTLRQRVAQIKTGIHWAEEPASRVSHLVTNIRVLDVVPDEDGGEQVHVRSRFLIYQNRLQAEVNLFVGKREDVLRRRDGRWTILSREIHLDQNVLLSKALTIFF
- a CDS encoding Bug family tripartite tricarboxylate transporter substrate binding protein, whose amino-acid sequence is MLRRTVLKAIAGSAALAVSGVSRSADGPFPVKPMRLIVPYPPGGVTDVAGRLAGEILTRKFGQPVVVENRPGANGMIGSQHVASAPPDGYTLLLNGLGGMVLPMATVAGLPLDTSRAFTPIGQMAEFINVLIVRADSPIRSVDDLIAAARARSKDGLNYGSNGIGTSVHLTTAFFAQRTDTNLLHVPYKGSGEMLVDVVNGNLDFSFSNLPPVMGLIRKGSIRAIAVTSSYRSKQLPDVPTMAEQGVKDFDVTSWLGLYGPAGLPAELVQTLSAALQEGLARPQAGETLVAAGFEPKPSGAAAFAELNRVELVRWKQVASRANISLKFGA
- a CDS encoding FAD-dependent oxidoreductase, with product MESSSRLQRVHTAIIGAGHAGVECAWALRAAGVEGEVALFGAEIHAPYERPPLSKALLTGVTSSERIALRADSAYEKSRVVVVAGDPVVSIDTAAHTLSTRSGRTVSYEHCVMATGASARGIAEVAGEQVYSVRSLDDAHRLRDALRPGVRLLVIGAGYLGLEAACSARKLGADVLVLEQGGSVMAGKVSDATAMRIGAMHHEAGIQIRHGAAVAQWERTGTGWRAQLSDGSALDADLVLVSIGAIAETALAEAAGLTCRDGIVVDECCRTSAPDVYAIGDCASAFRGELQRHARIESVQNALMQARTAAAAIAGKSPPAPRPPTFWSEQHGRRLQMAGLVDSSKPCRDELLPTAKGWLVERYQQGRLAAIEAVDSPVEFIKSVPRIGSPESVA
- a CDS encoding 2Fe-2S iron-sulfur cluster-binding protein encodes the protein MPVAIFELPDGAEQVLDVPDDWSLMEAARRDGLDGIVAECGGGAICGTCHVQVDASWHARLGPPGMAEEALLEVVPERCATSRLSCQVIMTPELDGIRVRVPSAQLEM
- a CDS encoding 2-hydroxyacid dehydrogenase codes for the protein MNQKPKVIVSAPLPPDLRERLAAQCEIVEVPTGQNPAETVSAEARAQITGMVCTMRTKVDQNLLDALPALIVSSNFAVGFDNVDLAAATKRKVLICNTPGVLDGAVADVTIGLMLCLARNLVAGDAFVRSGGWAKGAFPLTRDIRGKTLGLLGMGRIGRVVARTAQAFDMKVVYHNRRQDPQAEGLASYVERDELFKVSDVLSVHIPLSAETRHSVGKRELGLMKPTAYLINTARGPVVDEAALIDALRAGTIAGAGLDVMEQEPLPPTSPLCELPNVVLQAHVGSATHETRRAMIDLAVANLMDALANKQPQAMVNPEVWQARA
- a CDS encoding Bug family tripartite tricarboxylate transporter substrate binding protein, with translation MKRRSALKLMGAAAGLSLTGRSWALDGPYPSRVIKIIVSSTPGSATDLAGRLVGDLLFAKYGQSVVIENRAGAGGVIGMQAAASSKPDGYTLTTGGLGHNVLPPATLRGLPLDIPTALLPIAQVAEFVNALVVRVDHPANSVSELIQYLKTSKRKPLYGSNGIGSSSQMTAELFAMRTGLQFDHVPYKGASEALVGTANGDLDICFMNLPPTLPMVEGKRLKALAVTSAYRARQLPQVPTMQEQGMADFDVTSWLGMYAPAKVDPAIIAQLSDVIVTSLATPEFQARIIGAGFEPKLRNASEFQAFSAAEFKRWSDVAKQAGIVVDYGGK